One Camarhynchus parvulus chromosome 26, STF_HiC, whole genome shotgun sequence genomic window carries:
- the LOC115913589 gene encoding tubulin alpha-8 chain: protein MRECISIHVGQAGVQIGNACWELYCLEHGIQPDGNMPSDKSIGGGDDSFNTFFSETGAGKHVPRAVFVDLEPAVIDEVRNGTYRQLFHPEQLISGKEDAANNYARGHYTVGKEIIDLVLERIRKLSDQCTGLQGFLIFHSFGGGTGSGFTSLLMERLSVDYGKKSKLEFAIYPAPQVSTAVVEPYNSILTTHTTLEHSDCAFMVDNEAIYDICRRNLDIERPTYTNLNRLIGQIVSSITASLRFDGALNVDLTEFQTNLVPYPRIHFPLVTYSPIISAEKAYHEQLSVAEITNACFEPSNQMVKCDPRHGKYMACCMLYRGDVVPKDVNAAIAAIKTKRTIQFVDWCPTGFKVGINYQPPTVVPGGDLAKVQRAVCMLSNTTAIAEAWARLDHKFDLMYAKRAFVHWYVGEGMEEGEFSEAREDLAALEKDYEEVGTDSMDGEDEGEEY, encoded by the exons ATG CGCGAGTGCATCTCCATCCACGTCGGGCAGGCGGGCGTGCAGATCGGCAATGCCTGCTGGGAGCTCTACTGCCTGGAGCACGGCATCCAGCCCGACGGCAACATGCCCAGCGACAAGAGCATCGGCGGCGGGGACGACTCCTTCAACACCTTCTTCAGCGAGACAGGGGCGGGGAAACACGTCCCACGTGCTGTCTTTGTGGACCTCGAACCTGCAGTCATAG ATGAAGTTAGGAATGGGACATACCGACAGCTCTTCCATCCTGAGCAGCTGATATCTGGGAAAGAAGATGCTGCAAACAACTATGCTCGAGGTCACTACACAGTGGGGAAAGAGATCATTGATCTGGTTCTAGAGCGCATCAGGAAGCTG tcaGATCAGTGCACTGGCTTGCAGGGCTTCCTGATTTTCCACAGCTTTGGGGGAGGAACTGGATCTGGTTTCACCTCTCTGCTGATGGAGCGCCTCTCAGTTGActatgggaaaaaatccaagcTGGAATTCGCCATCTACCCTGCACCTCAGGTCTCGACAGCTGTTGTGGAGCCCTACAACTCCATCCTGACCACCCACACCACGCTGGAGCACTCTGACTGTGCCTTCATGGTTGACAATGAGGCCATTTATGACATTTGCCGTAGGAACCTGGACATTGAACGCCCAACCTACACTAACCTCAATCGCCTCATCGGTCAGATAGTGTCTTCCATTACTGCTTCCCTTAGGTTCGATGGTGCCTTAAACGTGGATCTTACGGAGTTCCAGACTAACCTGGTGCCTTACCCTCGCATCCACTTCCCGCTGGTGACCTACTCCCCGATCATTTCTGCAGAGAAGGCGTACCACGAGCAGCTCTCTGTGGCTGAGATCACCAACGCCTGCTTCGAGCCCTCCAACCAGATGGTGAAGTGTGACCCTCGGCACGGCAAGTACATGGCGTGCTGCATGCTGTACCGTGGGGACGTGGTGCCCAAGGACGTCAACGCCGCCATTGCCGCCATCAAGACCAAGCGCACCATCCAGTTTGTGGACTGGTGTCCTACTGGATTTAAG GTTGGCATCAATTACCAGCCCCCCACAGTGGTTCCTGGGGGTGACCTGGCCAAAGTCCAGCGGGCAGTCTGCATGCTGAGCAATACCACAGCCATTGCTGAGGCCTGGGCTCGCCTGGACCACAAGTTTGACCTGATGTATGCCAAACGTGCCTTTGTTCACTGGTATGTTGGagaagggatggaggagggggAGTTCTCAGAGGCTCGGGAAGATTTGGCTGCACTTGAGAAAGATTATGAAGAAGTGGGCACAGACTCGATGGATGGAGAAGATGAAGGAGAAGAATATTAA